The following are encoded together in the Proteiniphilum saccharofermentans genome:
- a CDS encoding MFS transporter, producing MKKRRLSFWEIWNMSFGFLGIQFGFALQNANVSRIFETLGARVEDIPILWIAAPITGLIVQPIIGHLSDKTWNRFGRRRPYFMIGALFTTLALFFMPNSPSLWIAAGMLWIMDASINISMEPFRAFVGDNLPTEQRTMGFAMQSFFIGTGAVVASALPYILTNWFGVSNIADEGVIPQSVKLSFYIGGIVLLASVLYTVFTSKEYSPEELAAFEEEKERTTGVKMVAKAAVTPSQFLKNGAIWTIIGVAATLLIMFTDLGSQNEQLYIVGGLLLLFGIILIISGLLRGKSDEPTGLVGIMNDLLHMPRTMGQLAVVQFFSWLAFYAMWIYTTPAITQHVYGTTDSTSVLYNQGANWVGVLFAVYNAVSAVTAFLLPLIARQVGRKATHAVALALGGISFISLYFIKDPMMLLIPMIGVGFAWASILSMPYAILTGSLPAAKMGTYMGIFNFFIVIPQILAASILGSITRDLFHGQVILTMVLAGCSLVLGGLSVFFVQDRDDVYRLRK from the coding sequence ATGAAGAAAAGGCGCTTATCTTTTTGGGAGATCTGGAACATGAGTTTCGGTTTTTTGGGTATCCAATTCGGTTTTGCTTTGCAGAACGCGAACGTGAGCCGTATTTTCGAGACGCTCGGTGCAAGAGTGGAAGATATACCCATTCTGTGGATCGCCGCTCCCATTACCGGGTTGATCGTGCAACCCATCATCGGCCATTTGAGTGACAAGACATGGAACCGCTTCGGACGCCGACGGCCCTATTTCATGATAGGCGCTCTTTTTACTACGCTGGCACTGTTCTTTATGCCCAACTCCCCCTCCCTTTGGATCGCTGCCGGGATGCTGTGGATCATGGACGCATCCATCAATATCTCCATGGAGCCGTTCAGGGCATTCGTAGGTGATAACCTTCCTACCGAACAGAGGACGATGGGTTTTGCCATGCAGAGTTTTTTTATCGGTACCGGTGCTGTAGTAGCTTCTGCATTACCCTATATATTGACCAACTGGTTCGGCGTTTCCAATATAGCAGACGAGGGAGTTATTCCCCAGTCAGTAAAACTATCATTCTATATAGGGGGTATTGTACTGCTTGCTTCAGTACTATATACCGTTTTCACATCGAAGGAGTATTCTCCGGAGGAGCTGGCTGCTTTTGAGGAGGAGAAAGAGAGAACTACCGGAGTGAAGATGGTTGCGAAAGCAGCGGTAACTCCCTCGCAATTTTTAAAGAATGGTGCGATATGGACGATCATAGGTGTTGCCGCCACTTTGTTGATCATGTTTACCGATCTGGGAAGTCAAAATGAACAGCTTTATATTGTGGGAGGTCTGTTACTCCTATTCGGTATTATCCTGATCATCTCAGGCCTTCTCAGAGGGAAATCGGATGAGCCGACAGGATTAGTAGGGATTATGAACGATCTGTTGCATATGCCCAGGACAATGGGACAACTGGCTGTAGTACAGTTTTTTTCCTGGTTGGCATTTTATGCTATGTGGATCTATACTACACCGGCCATTACGCAGCATGTATATGGTACGACCGATTCTACATCGGTTTTGTATAACCAGGGTGCCAATTGGGTAGGGGTATTGTTTGCCGTGTACAATGCCGTTTCAGCTGTGACTGCCTTTCTTCTGCCATTGATTGCCCGGCAGGTAGGCCGGAAAGCAACCCATGCGGTAGCGTTGGCATTAGGAGGAATATCCTTTATCTCACTCTATTTTATCAAAGATCCCATGATGCTGCTTATTCCGATGATAGGAGTGGGCTTCGCCTGGGCCAGCATCCTTTCTATGCCTTATGCGATCCTTACCGGTTCATTACCGGCAGCTAAAATGGGTACATATATGGGAATCTTTAATTTCTTTATCGTGATACCCCAGATACTGGCCGCCAGTATCCTGGGTTCTATTACCCGCGATCTGTTCCATGGACAGGTGATTCTGACGATGGTGCTTGCCGGTTGTTCACTTGTCTTGGGGGGACTTTCCGTCTTTTTTGTCCAGGACAGGGATGATGTGTATCGGCTGCGTAAATGA
- a CDS encoding COG1470 family protein — MIFFVGFVALLHAEEKEKQMLLYTPYTKISVPPGETINYSIDIVNETESLKNPDISVSGIPRGWEWEIKSGSYIVNQLAVMPSDKKSFNLQVTVPLQVNKGNYRFVVRAGEAELPLSVTVSSQGTFKTEFTTSQPNMQGNAKSNFNFNANLNNKTAETQLYALMAAAPRGWNVIFRAGGKQATSAQVEPNTTENISIEITPPGNVEAGTYKIPVQATTGTTSDELELEVVVTGSYDMELTTPRGLLSSDITAGDTKRIDLVVNNTGSAELKDIKLSSSKPAGWEVSFEPVSVDALKAGESVNIQAVVRASKKAIPGDYVLNISANTPEVNKSASFRMTVKTPLLWGWIGVAIILAVVGTIFYLFRKYGRR, encoded by the coding sequence ATGATTTTTTTTGTGGGCTTCGTTGCCCTCTTACATGCGGAAGAGAAGGAAAAACAGATGCTGCTCTACACGCCTTACACTAAAATCTCCGTACCGCCGGGAGAAACCATTAATTACAGTATCGACATTGTGAATGAGACGGAGAGTCTCAAAAATCCTGACATTTCCGTCAGCGGCATACCGCGCGGTTGGGAGTGGGAAATAAAGTCAGGCAGCTATATCGTCAATCAGCTTGCCGTCATGCCTAGCGATAAAAAATCGTTTAACCTTCAGGTGACTGTTCCGCTGCAGGTGAACAAAGGAAACTACCGTTTTGTCGTACGTGCAGGAGAAGCTGAACTCCCGCTTTCAGTGACGGTATCTTCACAAGGAACCTTTAAAACCGAATTCACCACAAGCCAGCCTAATATGCAGGGCAATGCCAAGTCTAATTTCAACTTCAATGCCAATCTGAACAACAAGACCGCCGAAACACAACTCTACGCCTTGATGGCTGCTGCACCCCGGGGATGGAATGTTATTTTCCGTGCCGGAGGGAAGCAGGCCACGTCGGCACAGGTGGAGCCGAACACTACGGAGAACATTAGTATTGAGATCACGCCGCCCGGCAATGTAGAGGCGGGAACATATAAAATCCCTGTTCAGGCGACCACCGGAACCACTTCCGACGAGTTGGAACTTGAAGTGGTAGTGACCGGCTCTTATGATATGGAACTTACCACTCCAAGGGGATTGTTAAGCTCTGACATCACGGCCGGAGATACGAAGCGTATCGATTTGGTGGTGAATAATACCGGATCTGCAGAATTGAAAGATATCAAACTGTCGTCGAGTAAACCTGCCGGCTGGGAGGTAAGTTTTGAGCCTGTTTCTGTTGATGCGTTGAAAGCCGGTGAAAGTGTAAATATCCAGGCTGTTGTCAGGGCCTCGAAAAAGGCTATCCCCGGTGATTATGTATTGAATATCAGTGCTAATACGCCTGAGGTAAATAAAAGTGCCAGTTTCAGGATGACTGTGAAAACGCCTCTGCTCTGGGGATGGATAGGGGTCGCAATTATTCTGGCAGTAGTGGGAACAATCTTTTATCTGTTCCGTAAATACGGAAGGAGGTAG
- a CDS encoding flavodoxin, whose protein sequence is MKSIAIIYGSSTEHTKNAAERIAELLADYSPTLADIYDGDETPFLTHDVLILGVSTWGVQDLQDDWNDFYPKLEKLDLTGKTVALFGLGDASIYPSSYVDAMGILYEIVIQKGATVIGEVSPEGYDFEYSRAFKDGKFIGLPLDDDYEPDLTEGRIINWIEKLKPYLE, encoded by the coding sequence ATGAAGTCGATCGCAATTATTTACGGCTCGAGCACTGAACACACTAAGAATGCAGCGGAAAGAATCGCCGAACTGCTGGCTGATTACTCCCCCACCCTTGCAGATATTTATGATGGCGATGAAACGCCTTTCCTGACCCATGACGTATTGATTCTGGGTGTATCTACCTGGGGGGTACAGGATCTCCAGGACGATTGGAATGATTTCTATCCCAAGTTGGAAAAACTGGACCTGACAGGAAAAACCGTAGCCCTTTTCGGATTGGGTGACGCTTCTATTTATCCGAGTTCCTACGTGGATGCCATGGGTATATTATATGAAATTGTCATTCAAAAAGGAGCAACCGTTATCGGGGAAGTTTCTCCCGAAGGATATGATTTCGAATATTCCAGGGCATTCAAAGACGGTAAATTCATCGGGCTACCGCTCGATGACGATTACGAACCCGACCTGACGGAAGGGCGTATCATTAACTGGATAGAAAAACTGAAACCCTATTTGGAATAG
- a CDS encoding alpha-amylase family glycosyl hydrolase: MKKIFLLFLLSVLLVACGNRDRSHENGNVVKSAHPEWVYNAVIYEVNIRQYTPEGTLHAFSEHLPRLKKLGVDILWFIPVQSIGKEDRKGSLGSYYSIKDYTEVNSEFGTLADFKAVVKQAQDQGMKVILDWVANHTSRDAIWVKAHPEWYVRDSLGNLNIMYDWTDIAQLDYSVPEMREAMIDVMKFWIRETGIDGFRCDVAGEIPTDFWEVAKDSLVMLNPDIFLLAEAEKPELNESVFDAYYAWDFHHKMNSIAQGKEPVDSLRASLQRMNERFSSHAIPMYFTSNHDENSWSGTEFERMGEAAKPFAALTYMLPGIPLIYSGQEVGLNRRLEFFEKDIIEWEDEGSFSDFYRKLNRFKKKNKALSAQERDGEMTEIPNDCTEKVWSFKRVNNGNEVVCVFNFSNEIVNVQFNGNVPGEGFSSFSDTSEVLPVEEMELKPWEYRIYSK; the protein is encoded by the coding sequence ATGAAAAAAATATTTCTATTATTTCTTTTGTCGGTGCTGTTGGTGGCATGCGGCAATCGGGACAGGAGTCACGAAAACGGGAATGTTGTTAAAAGTGCACATCCTGAATGGGTTTACAATGCAGTAATATATGAGGTAAATATACGACAGTATACGCCGGAAGGGACACTCCATGCTTTTTCGGAGCATCTGCCCAGATTAAAGAAGCTGGGAGTAGATATCCTTTGGTTTATACCGGTACAGTCTATCGGTAAAGAGGATCGAAAGGGTTCGCTGGGTAGTTATTACTCCATCAAGGATTATACTGAGGTCAACAGTGAGTTCGGTACGCTGGCCGATTTTAAGGCTGTAGTGAAGCAAGCACAGGACCAGGGAATGAAGGTGATTCTCGACTGGGTCGCCAATCATACTTCCCGCGATGCTATATGGGTGAAAGCTCATCCCGAATGGTATGTAAGGGACAGTTTGGGAAATCTGAATATTATGTACGACTGGACTGATATTGCCCAGTTGGACTACTCTGTTCCCGAGATGCGTGAAGCGATGATCGATGTGATGAAATTCTGGATCCGGGAGACTGGTATCGACGGCTTTCGTTGCGACGTGGCCGGTGAAATACCTACTGATTTCTGGGAGGTGGCAAAGGATTCCCTGGTCATGCTGAATCCGGATATCTTCCTGTTAGCCGAGGCGGAAAAACCGGAATTGAACGAGTCGGTGTTCGATGCCTATTACGCCTGGGACTTCCATCATAAAATGAATAGTATAGCACAGGGAAAAGAGCCTGTCGATTCATTACGCGCTTCCCTGCAAAGAATGAATGAACGTTTTTCATCCCATGCCATACCGATGTATTTTACTTCTAATCACGATGAGAATTCATGGAGCGGTACCGAATTCGAACGGATGGGTGAAGCAGCAAAACCTTTCGCGGCACTGACCTATATGCTCCCTGGAATTCCCCTGATATACAGTGGACAGGAAGTGGGATTGAACCGCCGGCTGGAATTTTTTGAGAAGGATATTATTGAATGGGAAGATGAGGGTAGCTTCAGTGACTTCTACAGGAAGCTGAACAGATTCAAAAAGAAGAATAAAGCACTCTCAGCTCAGGAGCGTGACGGGGAGATGACAGAGATACCTAACGATTGTACTGAAAAGGTGTGGTCGTTCAAACGGGTGAACAATGGAAACGAAGTGGTTTGCGTTTTCAATTTCAGCAATGAAATCGTAAATGTACAATTTAACGGAAATGTGCCGGGTGAAGGATTTTCTTCTTTTTCCGACACATCCGAAGTGCTCCCTGTGGAAGAAATGGAATTGAAACCCTGGGAATACAGGATCTATTCCAAATAG